One region of Pseudomonadota bacterium genomic DNA includes:
- a CDS encoding 3-hydroxyacyl-CoA dehydrogenase NAD-binding domain-containing protein — translation MNEIKIVGVVGAGQMGAGIAQVLCVAGHATLLFDANPEALRLGMSSIHQRLNQAVDKGKLAADVRDSAKQNLTQANSLSDLSGCDLVIEAIIEQFDVKASIFKQLDAILPPASLLASNTSSISITRMAATTSRPDKFMGAHFMNPVPVMNLVELIRGLQTSDETYQRVQALCTSIKKTTVLALDGPGFIVNRILCPMINEAIFLVQEGVAAIDIDNAMKLGTNHPMGPLTLADFVGLDTLLYILQLFHRELGEDKYRPCPLLVKYVDAGWFGKKSGRGFYTY, via the coding sequence ATGAACGAGATTAAGATAGTTGGTGTTGTTGGAGCCGGCCAGATGGGCGCAGGTATAGCTCAGGTGTTGTGCGTAGCGGGTCATGCAACCCTGCTCTTTGACGCCAATCCAGAGGCCCTTAGGCTCGGCATGTCGAGCATCCATCAGCGCCTTAACCAAGCGGTTGATAAGGGTAAACTGGCTGCTGACGTACGCGACTCTGCTAAACAAAACCTGACTCAGGCCAACTCACTTTCGGATCTCTCAGGTTGTGACCTCGTGATTGAGGCGATTATAGAGCAGTTTGATGTTAAAGCCTCTATCTTCAAGCAACTAGACGCCATCCTTCCCCCTGCCTCGCTGCTCGCCAGCAACACCTCCTCAATCTCTATAACCCGCATGGCTGCCACAACCTCTCGGCCCGATAAATTCATGGGGGCACACTTCATGAATCCGGTCCCAGTTATGAACCTTGTTGAACTGATTCGTGGCCTACAGACAAGTGACGAAACCTATCAGAGGGTGCAGGCGTTATGCACATCGATCAAGAAAACGACCGTGCTTGCCCTAGATGGTCCAGGTTTTATAGTAAACCGCATCCTCTGCCCGATGATTAACGAGGCTATCTTTCTTGTACAAGAGGGCGTAGCAGCTATCGATATAGATAACGCGATGAAGCTTGGAACAAACCATCCAATGGGACCACTAACCCTGGCTGACTTTGTTGGGCTAGATACCCTGCTCTATATCTTGCAACTTTTTCACCGTGAGCTCGGTGAAGACAAATACCGTCCATGCCCCCTACTTGTGAAGTACGTTGATGCTGGTTGGTTTGGTAAGAAGTCTGGGCGCGGCTTCTATACCTATTAA
- a CDS encoding type II secretion system protein GspK — protein sequence MTPQQRGVALIMVILMIAISSAILVALTDSTYVAMRLNSAAEQRVKAEYILKSAINVAQTLIKNDNNDFDNPDTDLWLKFSDGMEIPGDLLGLQEANVRVSLLISSEGRKIPLMQLKPSSSTQAPTKWVEITARLFENLGFDQPSQPTQGSNKAPSKEFSSKELVANIIDYLDTDEDSANVPNFAQGMEGDLPKGQEFRNDNRIDSLASELSAIPGFTSDKIQRLLPFVSARSFSKININAAPPEVIKALDVDLNDAAAEGIIQFRNPAGGGPFTANDLSAKLIDIVGGPVGQRLASLVQAEGNFFEIIAKVEYGTATFLASATLKKTGNGRMPKILSLQIY from the coding sequence ATGACGCCACAACAACGGGGCGTGGCGCTAATCATGGTTATCCTTATGATAGCGATTTCTAGCGCAATTCTCGTTGCGCTGACCGATTCAACCTACGTCGCTATGCGACTTAATAGCGCCGCTGAACAGCGCGTTAAGGCTGAGTACATTCTAAAATCTGCGATAAATGTAGCTCAGACGTTGATCAAGAACGACAATAATGATTTCGATAATCCAGATACGGATCTCTGGTTAAAGTTTAGCGATGGCATGGAGATCCCCGGAGATCTACTTGGACTCCAGGAGGCAAATGTGCGTGTCTCCCTCCTAATCTCCTCTGAGGGGAGAAAGATCCCACTAATGCAACTCAAACCAAGCTCTAGTACACAAGCTCCAACTAAGTGGGTTGAGATCACCGCGCGACTTTTTGAAAACTTGGGATTTGATCAACCCTCACAACCCACGCAGGGCTCTAACAAAGCGCCCTCTAAAGAGTTTAGCTCTAAGGAGCTAGTGGCAAATATCATCGATTATCTTGATACCGATGAGGATAGTGCAAACGTGCCTAACTTTGCTCAAGGGATGGAGGGCGATCTACCAAAAGGGCAGGAGTTCAGAAATGATAACCGGATCGATTCTCTTGCCAGTGAGCTTTCGGCGATCCCAGGATTCACATCCGACAAGATCCAGCGCCTGCTGCCCTTTGTCTCAGCACGCAGCTTCTCAAAGATAAATATAAATGCGGCTCCACCTGAGGTAATCAAGGCCCTTGATGTAGATCTGAATGATGCAGCGGCAGAAGGCATCATTCAATTCAGGAATCCAGCTGGGGGCGGCCCATTTACCGCCAACGACCTCTCAGCAAAGTTAATCGATATCGTAGGGGGCCCTGTTGGCCAGCGACTCGCAAGCCTTGTACAGGCCGAGGGAAATTTTTTTGAGATTATCGCAAAGGTCGAATACGGCACGGCAACCTTCCTCGCCAGTGCGACTCTTAAAAAAACCGGAAATGGGCGCATGCCAAAGATTCTAAGTCTTCAGATCTACTAG